From the Manis javanica isolate MJ-LG chromosome 13, MJ_LKY, whole genome shotgun sequence genome, one window contains:
- the PLIN4 gene encoding perilipin-4 isoform X1, with translation MSAEDEGGRDPLKPKGKTLGSFLESLPGFSSARNLMAGAQGSAREARPVADPTGASTQPQAQAATDPEQTASGDKLSPPSDKVISGAKDLVYSKMTKTKDAISSGVATMVDTAKGVVQGGLGVTRSAFTGTKEAVASGVTGAVGVAKGAVQGGLDTSKAVLTGAKDTVSTGLTGALGMAKGTVQTGVDTTKTVMTGTKDTVSSGVTGAVNVAKGAIQTGVDTSKAILTGTKDTVSTGLTGALGMAKGTIHTGVDTTKTVLTGTKDTVSSGVTGAVNVAKGAVQTGVDTSKAILTGTKDTVSAGLTGALGMAKGTIQTGVDTTKTVLTGTKDTVSSGVTGAVNVAKGAVQTGMDTSKAILTGTKDTVSAGLTGALGMAKGTIQMGVDTTKTVLTGTKDTVSTGLTGALGMAKGTIQTGVDTTKTVMTGTKDTVSSGVTGAVNVAKGAVQTGVDTSKAILTGTKDTISSGVTGTINVAKGAVQTGMDTSKAVLTGTKDTVSAGLTGALGMAKGTIQTGMDTTKTVLTGTKDTVSSGVTGAVNVAKGAVQTGVDTSKAILTGTKDTVSTGLTGALGMAKGTIQTGVDTTKTVLTGTKDTVSSGVTGAVNVAKGAVQTGVDTSKAILTGTKDTVSAGLTGTLGMAKGTIQTGMDTTKTVLTGTKDTVSTGLTGALGMAKGTIQTGVDITKTVLTSTKDTVSTGLTGALGMAKGTIQTGMDTTKTVLTGTKDTVSSGVTGAVNVAKGAVQTGVDTSKAILTGTKDTVSTGLTGALGMAKGTIQTGVDTTKTVLTGTKDTVSSGVTGAVNVAKGAVQTGMDTSKAILTGTKDTVSAGLTGTLGMAKGTIQTGMDTTKTVLTGTKDTVSTGLTGALGMAKGTVQTGMDTTRTVLTGTKDTVSTGLTGALGMAKGTIQTGMDTTKTVLTGTKDTVSSGVTGAVNVAKGAVQTGVDTSKAILTGTKDTVSTGLTGALGMAKGTIQTGVDTTKTVLTGTKDTVSSGVTGAVNVAKGAVQTGMDTSKAILTGTKDTVSAGLTGTLGMAKGTVQTGVDTTKTVLTGTKDTVSTGLTGALGMAKGTVQTGVDTTKTVLTGTKDTVSTGLTGALGMAKGTVQTGMDTTRTVLTGTKDTVSTGLTGALGMAKGTVQTGVDTTKTVLTGTKDSVSMGLTGALGMAKGTIQTGVDTTKTVLTGTKDTVSSGVTGAVNVAKGAIQTGVDTSKAVLTGTKDTVSAGLTGALGMAKGTIQTGMDTTKTVLTGTKDTVSTGLTGALGMAKGTVQTGVDTTKTVLTGTKDTVSSGVTGAVNVTKGAVQTGVDTSKAVLTGTRDTVSAGLMGAVNTAKGAVQTGLNTTQNIASGTKNTICAGVTGAVNVAKGAVQRGLDTSKNVLTGTKDTVSAGLTGALGMAKCTVQTGMDTSKAVLTGTRDTVSTGLMQAGNVAKGAMQTGVGTIQNWLPGTQDTVWGGPSSGAVDVGGQQTALTSPEALSSGVSRSPDTVCAGLHLAGEAGSGAKGFEPAATTLSQAAPLGRGDAGHVAPTPGQEGAMGFVMLQDELEGLGDIFHPMDAEEQAQLAASEPGPRVLTADRASYFVRLGDVAPRFRQRAFEHALSHLQHSQFQARATLAQLEDSFGLVPDAGALSRACGLLQQLHVACSTLAYSLQGLPAELQQQVGRVRQSICELYGVMSSAGSAAELPAERLAQARDSLGRAWEGLERTLEGVQHQPPLSWLVGPFALAPGGQQL, from the exons ATGTCTGCTGAAGATGAAGGAGGCCGGGATCCCCTTAAACCCAAGGGCAAG ACTCTGGGAAGTTTCTTGGAGTCCCTGCCTGGCTTCAGTTCTGCCCGGAACCTGATGGCCGGCGCCCAAGGCTCAGCGAGAGAGGCCCGGCCAGTCGCCGATCCTACAGGGGCTTCCACCCAGCCCCAGGCGCAGG CAGCCACCGACCCGGAGCAGACGGCCAGTGGAGACAAGCTGTCACCACCTTCCGACAAG GTGATCTCCGGGGCAAAGGACCTGGTGTACTCCAAGATGACCAAGACCAAGGACGCCATCTCCTCTGGGGTGGCAACCATGGTGGACACAGCCAAAGGCGTGGTCCAGGGAGGCCTGGGAGTGACCCGCTCTGCGTTCACAGGCACCAAGGAGGCTGTGGCCAGCGGGGTCACGGGGGCAGTGGGTGTGGCCAAGGGGGCCGTCCAAGGGGGTCTGGACACCTCAAAGGCTGTCCTGACAGGTGCCAAGGACACCGTGTCCACAGGCCTCACTGGGGCACTGGGTATGGCCAAGGGCACCGTCCAGACTGGCGTGGACACCACCAAGACTGTGATGACCGGCACCAAGGACACCGTCTCCAGTGGGGTGACTGGAGCGGTTAATGTGGCCAAAGGGGCCATCCAGACGGGCGTGGACACCTCGAAGGCCATCCTGACAGGCACCAAGGACACAGTGTCCACTGGCCTCACTGGGGCACTGGGTATGGCCAAGGGCACCATCCATACGGGTGTGGACACCACCAAGACTGTGCTGACCGGCACCAAGGACACCGTCTCCAGTGGGGTGACCGGAGCCGTTAATGTGGCCAAAGGGGCCGTCCAGACGGGCGTGGACACCTCGAAGGCCATCTTGACAGGCACCAAGGACACAGTGTCCGCTGGCCTCACTGGGGCACTGGGTATGGCCAAGGGCACCATCCAGACGGGCGTGGACACCACCAAGACTGTGCTGACCGGCACCAAGGACACCGTCTCCAGTGGGGTGACCGGAGCCGTTAATGTGGCCAAAGGGGCCGTCCAGACGGGCATGGACACCTCGAAGGCCATCCTGACAGGCACCAAGGACACAGTGTCCGCTGGCCTCACTGGGGCACTGGGTATGGCCAAGGGCACCATCCAGATGGGCGTGGACACCACCAAGACTGTGCTGACCGGCACCAAGGACACCGTGTCCACGGGCCTCACTGGGGCACTGGGTATGGCCAAGGGCACCATCCAGACGGGTGTGGACACTACCAAGACTGTGATGACCGGTACCAAGGACACCGTCTCCAGTGGGGTGACCGGAGCTGTTAATGTGGCCAAAGGGGCCGTCCAGACGGGCGTGGACACCTCGAAGGCCATCCTGACAGGCACCAAGGACACCATCTCCAGTGGGGTGACCGGAACCATTAATGTGGCCAAAGGGGCCGTCCAGACGGGCATGGACACCTCGAAGGCCGTCCTGACAGGCACCAAGGACACAGTGTCCGCTGGCCTCACTGGGGCACTGGGTATGGCCAAGGGCACCATCCAGACTGGCATGGACACCACCAAGACTGTGCTGACTGGCACCAAGGACACCGTCTCCAGTGGGGTGACCGGAGCCGTTAATGTGGCCAAAGGGGCCGTCCAGACGGGCGTGGACACCTCGAAGGCCATCCTGACAGGCACCAAGGACACAGTGTCCACTGGCCTCACTGGGGCACTGGGTATGGCCAAGGGCACCATCCAGACGGGTGTGGACACCACCAAGACTGTGCTGACCGGCACCAAGGACACCGTCTCCAGTGGGGTGACCGGGGCTGTTAATGTGGCCAAAGGGGCCGTCCAGACGGGTGTGGACACCTCGAAGGCCATCTTGACAGGCACCAAGGACACAGTGTCCGCTGGCCTCACTGGGACACTGGGTATGGCCAAGGGCACCATCCAGACGGGCATGGACACCACCAAGACTGTGCTGACCGGCACCAAGGACACCGTGTCCACAGGCCTCACTGGGGCACTGGGTATGGCCAAGGGCACCATCCAGACGGGCGTGGACATCACCAAGACTGTGCTGACCAGCACCAAGGACACCGTGTCCACGGGCCTCACTGGGGCACTGGGTATGGCCAAGGGCACCATCCAGACTGGCATGGACACCACCAAGACTGTGCTGACTGGCACCAAGGACACCGTCTCCAGTGGGGTGACCGGAGCCGTTAATGTGGCCAAAGGGGCCGTCCAGACGGGCGTGGACACCTCGAAGGCCATCCTGACAGGCACCAAGGACACAGTGTCCACTGGCCTCACTGGGGCACTGGGTATGGCCAAGGGCACCATCCAGACGGGTGTGGACACCACCAAGACTGTGCTGACCGGCACCAAGGACACCGTCTCCAGTGGGGTGACCGGGGCTGTTAATGTGGCCAAAGGGGCCGTCCAGACGGGCATGGACACCTCAAAGGCCATCTTGACAGGCACCAAGGACACAGTGTCCGCTGGCCTCACTGGGACACTGGGTATGGCCAAGGGCACCATCCAGACGGGCATGGACACCACCAAGACTGTGCTGACCGGCACCAAGGACACCGTGTCCACAGGCCTCACTGGGGCACTGGGTATGGCCAAGGGCACCGTCCAGACGGGCATGGACACCACGAGGACTGTGCTGACCGGCACCAAGGACACCGTGTCCACGGGCCTCACTGGGGCACTGGGTATGGCCAAGGGCACCATCCAGACTGGCATGGACACCACCAAGACTGTGCTGACTGGCACCAAGGACACCGTCTCCAGTGGGGTGACCGGAGCCGTTAATGTGGCCAAAGGGGCCGTCCAGACGGGCGTGGACACCTCGAAGGCCATCCTGACAGGCACCAAGGACACAGTGTCCACTGGCCTCACTGGGGCACTGGGTATGGCCAAGGGCACCATCCAGACGGGTGTGGACACCACCAAGACTGTGCTGACCGGCACCAAGGACACCGTCTCCAGTGGGGTGACCGGGGCTGTTAATGTGGCCAAAGGGGCCGTCCAGACGGGCATGGACACCTCAAAGGCCATCTTGACAGGCACCAAGGACACAGTGTCCGCTGGCCTCACTGGGACACTGGGTATGGCCAAGGGCACCGTCCAGACGGGCGTGGACACCACCAAGACTGTGCTGACCGGCACCAAGGACACCGTGTCCACGGGCCTCACTGGGGCACTGGGTATGGCCAAGGGCACCGTCCAGACGGGCGTGGACACCACCAAGACTGTGCTGACCGGCACCAAGGACACCGTGTCCACAGGCCTCACTGGGGCACTGGGTATGGCCAAGGGCACCGTCCAGACGGGCATGGACACCACGAGGACTGTGCTGACCGGCACCAAGGACACCGTGTCCACGGGCCTCACTGGGGCACTGGGTATGGCCAAGGGCACCGTCCAGACGGGCGTGGACACCACCAAGACTGTGCTGACCGGCACCAAGGACAGTGTGTCCATGGGCCTCACTGGGGCACTGGGTATGGCCAAGGGCACCATCCAGACGGGCGTGGACACCACCAAGACTGTGCTGACCGGCACCAAGGACACCGTCTCCAGTGGGGTGACTGGAGCCGTTAATGTGGCCAAAGGGGCCATCCAGACGGGCGTGGACACCTCGAAGGCCGTTCTGACAGGCACCAAGGACACAGTGTCTGCTGGCCTCACTGGGGCACTGGGTATGGCCAAGGGCACCATCCAGACGGGCATGGACACCACCAAGACTGTGCTGACCGGCACCAAGGACACCGTGTCCACGGGCCTCACTGGGGCACTGGGTATGGCCAAGGGCACCGTCCAGACGGGCGTGGACACCACCAAGACTGTGCTGACCGGCACCAAGGACACCGTCAGCAGTGGGGTGACCGGAGCCGTTAATGTGACCAAGGGGGCCGTCCAGACTGGCGTGGACACCTCGAAGGCTGTCCTGACAGGCACCAGGGACACAGTGTCCGCTGGGCTCATGGGGGCAGTGAACACAGCCAAAGGAGCTGTTCAAACTGGGCTAAATACGACCCAAAATATCGCCTCAGGTACAAAGAACACCATCTGCGCGGGAGTGACCGGAGCTGTTAATGTGGCCAAGGGGGCTGTCCAAAGGGGTCTGGATACTTCCAAGAACGTCCTGACAGGCACCAAGGACACAGTGTCCGCTGGCCTCACTGGGGCACTGGGTATGGCCAAGTGCACCGTCCAGACTGGCATGGACACCTCGAAGGCCGTCCTGACAGGCACCAGGGACACAGTGTCCACTGGGCTCATGCAGGCAGGGAATGTAGCCAAAGGTGCCATGCAGACTGGTGTTGGCACCATCCAGAATTGGTTACCTGGCACCCAGGACACTGTCTGGGGTGGCCCCTCCAGCGGGGCCGTGGATGTGGGAGGGCAGCAGACAGCGCTGACATCCCCAGAGGCTCTGTCCTCAGGGGTCTCGAGGTCCCCGGATACTGTCTGTGCAGGCCTGCACCTTGCTGGGGAAGCCGGCAGTGGCGCCAAAGGCTTTGAGCCTGCCGCGACAACACTCAGCCAAGCGGCTCCCCTGGGCCGGGGGGATGCAGGGCATGTGGCCCCCACACCTGGCCAGGAAGGTGCCATGGGCTTTGTGATGCTCCAGGATGAGTTGGAGGGGCTGGGGGACATCTTCCACCCCATGGACGCCGAGGAGCAAG CTCAGCTGGCTGCTTCTGAACCTGGGCCGAGGGTGCTCACAGCCGACCGTGCCAGCTATTTTGTGCGTTTGGGTGACGTGGCGCCCCGCTTCCGCCAGCGGGCTTTTGAGCACGCCCTGAGCCACCTGCAGCACAGCCAGTTCCAGGCCAGGGCCACCCTGGCCCAGCTTGAGGACTCCTTCGGGCTG GTGCCAGATGCAGGGGCTCTGTCCAGGGCCTGCGGCCTCCTCCAGCAGCTCCACGTGGCTTGCAGCACCCTGGCCTACAGTCTCCAGGGCCTCCCGGCCGAGCTCCAGCAGCAGGTTGGGCGGGTGCGGCAAAGCATCTGCGAGCTCTATGGTGTCATGTCCTCCGCAGGCTCCGCGGCAGAGCTGCCGGCTGAGCGCCTGGCCCAGGCCCGCGACAGCTTAGGCCGGGCATGGGAGGGTCTGGAGCGGACGCTGGAAGGTGTGCAGCACCAGCCCCCACTCAGCTGGCTGGTGGGGCCCTTCGCCCTGGCCCCTGGCGGGCAGCAGCTGTAG